A part of Doryrhamphus excisus isolate RoL2022-K1 chromosome 8, RoL_Dexc_1.0, whole genome shotgun sequence genomic DNA contains:
- the proca1 gene encoding mediator of DNA damage checkpoint protein 1 — translation MWSVFFVFLSYLDRDLVRGDLLQSLRVDAEKQSKALFSIINGTLCAKMSTAHGDKLLDYQVSDGAEVVRSVVSSTGGRLVDCSVTADSAEVERFVYECRLGAKRQASWGKRLDAPFTHMDEAKTTCARFQERSKRRSGSVGEDGRSPPEVLRRSKRGFTYPGTLWCGAGNMADHYEQLGEYEETDSCCRTHDHCPHVIHALSSKYGYTNFKWHSICHCDCDEALKDCLRQVNDTSSRVVGQAFFNVIGAPCFELAYEEQCAERHWYGLCKRYEKLPIAVVKEAVPYDYGGVAVIDVLTRSPPLRKDSGNQESATRSTKVVAGDFVKVLATISTSQSATAGKQSEERKEKKKESAKKKKKGKGRKGKQKVPLSNSIKGEDPVDVQRLAEVPNQPSNEVMKDQPMMETTTVQLRPAEEKSPPSVKSRPSRKGRRKEKLPQPSSGATYVTAITKPKQSPPVCRHKVKRTRPHERGDIKCHQSSSTSHPQILVPLMSTTPALDPTRRLDVPTVCVPKRQPSRGRGRRNKRMKTPSHLLRNASEKVLNPTTMTGNGESAPEGEAGPTRWSPTSTTKPRRNAASAAVHHGLPPMTSTPTPAAVRTSSMRAPTSSTHHISPMQRSIQRAGEQFAWKRRRKAALTARPRPDTPGHHQ, via the exons ATGTGGTCGGTCTTCTTCGTCTTCCTGTCCTACCTGGACAGAGACCTGGTCCGAGGAGACCTCCTGCAGAGCCTGCGCGTGGACGCGGAAAAGCAGAGTAAGGCATTGTTCTCCATCATCAACGGCACCCTGTGCGCCAAAATGTCCACCGCGCACGGCGACAAGCTCCTCGACTACCAGGTGTCGGACGGGGCCGAGGTGGTCCGCTCGGTGGTGAGCTCCACCGGGGGGAGGCTGGTGGACTGCTCCGTGACCGCGGACAGCGCGGAGGTGGAGAGGTTCGTGTACGAGTGCAGGCTGGGAGCCAAGAGACAGGCGAGCTGGGGAAAGCGTCTCGATGCGCCTTTTACGCACATGGATGAGGCCAAGACGACGTGTGCGCGCTTCCAAGAGCGGTCCAAGCGTCGTAGTGGTAGTGTCGGGGAGGACGGGAGGAGTCCACCTGAGGTGCTGAGAAGATCCAAAAGAGGATTTACCTATCCTGGGACCCTATGGTGTGGAGCTGGCAACATGGCTGACCATTACGAGCAGCTCG GAGAATACGAGGAGACGGACAGCTGCTGCCGCACACACGACCACTGCCCCCACGTCATCCACGCCCTGTCCTCCAAATACGGATACACCAATTTCAAGTGGCACTCCATCTGTCACTGTGACTGCGATGAGGC GTTGAAAGACTGCCTGCGTCAGGTCAACGACACGTCCTCCAGGGTGGTGGGCCAGGCCTTCTTCAACGTCATCGGGGCGCCGTGCTTTGAGCTGGCCTACGAGGAGCAGTGTGCAGAGCGCCACTGGTACGGCTT ATGCAAGCGCTACGAGAAGCTCCCCATCGCAGTGGTGAAGGAGGCCGTGCCGTACGACTATGGCGGTGTTGCCGTCATCGACGTGCTGACCAGGAGTCCGCCCTTGAGGAAAGACTCCGGGAATCAGGAGAGCGCCACACGTTCCACCAAGGTTGTCGCTGGTGACTTCGTCAAGGTACTCGCCACCATCTCCACCTCACAAAGCGCCACTGCTGGCAAACAGTCTGaggagaggaaggagaagaagaaggaaagcgcgaagaagaagaaaaagggaaAAGGTCGGAAAGGAAAGCAGAAAGTCCCTTTGAGTAACTCCATCAAAGGGGAAGACCCGGTGGATGTGCAAAGACTGGCTGAGGTTCCAAACCAACCTTCCAATGAGGTGATGAAGGACCAACCAATGATGGAAACCACCACGGTCCAGCTGAGACCAGCAGAAGAAAAAAGCCCCCCCTCGGTGAAAAGCAGGCCATCAAGGAAGGGCAGGAGGAAGGAGAAGCTCCCTCAACCTTCGTCAGGTGCCACCTACGTAACCGCCATCACAAAACCCAAACAAAGCCCACCTGTCTGCCGCCACAAGGTCAAAAGAACCAGACCACACGAGCGAGGAGACATTAAGTGCCATCAATCATCCTCAACATCTCATCCCCAAATATTGGTCCCTCTCATGAGCACAACACCAGCGCTGGACCCCACCCGGAGGCTGGACGTTCCCACAGTCTGTGTCCCCAAAAGACAACCATCAAGGGGAAGAGGGCGGAGaaataaaaggatgaaaacgCCTTCTCATCTTTTGCGGAACGCTTCGGAAAAAGTGCTAAATCCCACAACGATGACAGGAAACGGTGAGTCTGCACCGGAAGGAGAAGCCGGACCAACACGTTGGTCTCCTACATCAACTACCAAACCAAGGCGGAACGCTGCCTCTGCCGCAGTCCACCACGGACTCCCACCGATGACCTCCACACCCACGCCAGCCGCAGTCAGAACCTCCAGCATGCGCGCACCCACCTCGTCCACCCACCACATTAGCCCCATGCAGCGCTCCATTCAGAGAGCTGGAGAGCAATTTGCCTGGAAGAGGAGAAGGAAAGCAGCGCTGACCGCCAGACCACGCCCAGACACGCCCGGGCATCACCAGTGA